From one Lolium rigidum isolate FL_2022 chromosome 4, APGP_CSIRO_Lrig_0.1, whole genome shotgun sequence genomic stretch:
- the LOC124649153 gene encoding uncharacterized protein LOC124649153, with translation MASSSSAASQFDDPSARRPPPPQRKPPLLMLLPLIYAPALPLIRIGLRHNPVWRDRLFYGVLAGAFAHGTYLISELYDSESK, from the exons atggcgtcctcctcctccgccgcgtcgcaGTTCGA CGATCCGTCGGCgaggcgcccgccgccgccgcagaggaAGCCGCCGttgctgatgctgctgccgctCATCTACGCCCCCGCTCTACCCCTCA TCAGGATCGGGCTCAGGCACAACCCGGTGTGGAGGGACCGCCTCTTCTACGGCGTCCTCGCCGGCGCATTCGCCCACGGCACCTACCTCAT ATCGGAACTGTATGACTCTGAGAGCAAGTGA